The sequence AGCGGCTTCGGCATGAACGTGGCCACTTTTCCGTGCCGGCGCGCGACGTTCTTGCAGACGTACTTGTAGATCATCACGTTGTCGGCCATGCGCGTGAGCGTTGCAAACCGCATATCGATTTCGTTCTGGCCGGCGGTTGCGACCTCATGGTGATGCACTTCAATCTGCACGCCGGCCTGCTCCAGCGTCAACGCGATCTCCGAGCGGATTTCCTGCAGCGTGTCGTGAGGCGGCACCGGGAAATAGCCCTCCTTGTAGCGCTGCTTATAGCCGAGATTGCCGCCACCGTACGCGCCCTCATCACGACCGGTGTTCCAGTCACCCTCGGACGACTCGACATAGTAGAAACCGCTGTGCTGGTCCTGACCGAAGCGGATGGAGTCGAAAATAAAGAACTCGAGTTCGGGCCCGACGTAGCAGGTGGTCGCAATACCGCTTTGGCGTAGATAGTTTTCCGCTTTTTTCGCCACGTAGCGCGGATCGCGTGAATACGGCTGCTGCAAAATCGGGTCGACCACGTCGCAGATGATCGACAGAGTCGGCGTGCTGCAAACCGGATCGACGAAAGCGGTCGCCGGATCGGGTCTGAGCAGCATGTCCGATTCGTGGATCTCCTGGAAGCCGCGGATCGACGAACCGTCGAAGCCGATTCCAGCGCTGAACAGGCCCGGGTGAACTTCAGGAAGCGTGATCGAGAAGTGCTGCCAGAGCCCGGGTAAGTCGGTGAACTTCAGATCGACGATCTGGATACCATTTTTCCGCACCAGATCGATCACATCGTTCGCGCTTGCGGGTCGAGTGACGTGGAAGCGGCCTGCTTCGACAGACACCGTGAGAGGCGATGCCGAAGCTTGTGGCGTAGTGGACATGGGCTTTCTCCTCTCCAGGCACGCTGCCTCTGGTCCAACTTTAGTCCGTCCGCGGGCGAAAACAAGGCGCCTGCCCGCCTCGCTACCGGTCGCCCGCCAGCGCCTTCAGATGGGCCTCGCCCGCATCCTGAGCCGCAGCGCGCATGGCGAATGTGTCGTCCGACACCATGGCCCGTTTGACCTTTTGTGCCCCGAAGTCGACCAGCGTAATGACCCAGACATACTCGCCAGCCTGCTCGGCTGTTTGCACGAATGCGCGTACGTCTTCGCTGTCGTTTGCCTGCGTGTTCATGTTGACCTCCTGAGAAAGCGTCGCGGAAAGAAAACGGCTCGCATACCGGATGACTGCCCGTTTTATGGAAGTTTGCCGATAATCGCGCTGCACTCCTCCTTCGTGAACGCACGGAGCGTTTGCGTGCGGACATTGCCTGCCGACCCTAGCGCGTAGCCGAATGCCGCGAAGCTTTGCTCATCCGGTGCGTCGATGACCGTGACAATGTCGTATTTGCCCACTGTCCAATAGATCTGTTTCATTTCACAGCCAAAGGTTTTGGCCAGCTCAGCCGCTTGACCGGCCCGCTGTGGGCTGTTTTTGATGTTGCGTATACCTTGATCGGTGAATTGTGCAAGAACCACATAAGTCGCCATGACGATTCCCCTTACGATTGGTACGAGTCGGGATTCCTACGCGCAAGCTCGACCGCGAACGCTACTGTGATCGGGCAGCTCGAAAGCGTTCTGCGCGTAACCTGAGTGTAGGCAATGGGAGCGCGCGCCACAGAGCGTTTGGCTTCATGGGCTGTGGCAAGTCCCCGTGTGGTCGCAATGAGCAAATGACCTTGCGTGCCGACCCTCCTGGCGTTACGTTGGCAACTATCGGGCCAACCGTTAGGAGATGGTGCGATGCAAAACCTCGTCCAGATCGCGTGCGCAACCTGCCTCGTCGTGGCAACCGCCGCGACCGCGCAAACCCCGGCCTCACAACCCGCCGCGGGCGGGACGCCCGACAAGATACCCTTCGACATTCCCTATGGCACGCCGATTGGTCTGGACACCGCGAAGCGGCTGCTCACGATTGCAGAAACCGAAGCGAAGAAACACGACTGGAAAATGAACATTGCGGTCGTCGACACGCATGGCGAACTCCTCGCGTTCGAACGAATGGACGGTGCGCAGTATGCGTCGATCGCGATATCGCAGAACAAAGCGCGCACGTCAGCACGATTTCGTCGCGAAACCCGGGTCTTCTACAACCAGTTTGAGACCGGCCATGCCTATGTGAACACGCTCGATCCGGGGCTGGTGGCATCGCCGGGAGGATTCCCTCTCGTAGAAGGAGGAAAGCTTGTCGGCGCGATCGGTTGTAGTGGCGGCACAGGCGATCAGGACGCTGCTGTGTGCAAGGTCGCCGCCGATACGATCAAATAGTGCGACGCCGCTGTCGGCGGCGCCGTGATGGTCCCAAGGCCACCACGGCAATGCTTCGGGTTCTCACCGACGGCTGGATCGTCTTCAGAATCGGTGCTTTATTCCCACGCCGACCAATGCCTGCGAGTCACCCGAGGCTGGGGAAAGACTATTGATCTGGGCATACGAAAACTGCGAGCCGTCCCCATGAACCCGCTGATAGACGCCATCCGCATACAGACTTGTTCGTTTCGACAGGGCATAGTCAGCCAGCAGGCCAAGCTGGTTCCAGTGCGGCGATCTCCCGCTAACGCTGGCAGTGGTATAGGTATACGCACCCTTCAAATCCAGCGAAGACGTCGCATGGTAAACAGCATTGATTTCGTAGTTGTTGAAGCTCATGGAGTTTGCCCCTGTGAACTGGGCGTTCTGCCACTCGCCGGTGGGTGAGGAAAGAACGGTTCGCGTGACGTTGGCGCTCAGATCAACATGATCGAGCGCATAGCTAGCGCCTACCCCATAGATCCGTTGCCTTGCAGCCGTGAAGTTTGCATCAGCGACATCCACCGCGCCATACGAGCCAGGCACATCGTCGCCTGAATTATCGAGCTGCTCGTACACCGCCGCGAGCCTCACCGGCCCCGCCGAATACGCCACACCGGCTGCCCACAAGCGGTTGTCCGCAAAGCCAGATCCCGAGACTGACGTTGCAGACGACTTATTGCTAAACGCGTACATGCCGCCGAACTCCAGACCCGCCAGGCTGATACTCTGATACTTGATGGCGTTGTTCACCATATAAGTCCCCCAGAGGTTATCGTTATCGAGCGGATGTGCGTAAAGGACGCCGCCCCAATTCCCTCCCGCCGCGAAATCCCCCAGGTAGTCCGCAACGGAGTCCAGCATGCGCCCCATCTTCAACGTGCCGGCCGTGCTGTTGCTGAGGCCCACCCACGCGTAGTCCCCAAAAAGACGGCCACTCGGCCACGTTGTGCCGTTGGCGGTCGAGAAGGCCGATCCCAGTTTGAAAATGACCTTGTTTCCGCCACCGAGATCCTCCGCGCCGCGTAAGCCCCATACGCTCGTTTCGGTAGGTGAGGCAACAAATTGAAGCGCATGATTGCCGCCCTGATTCGTTGAATAGAAAATGCCGTTGTCAATCAGACCATAAAGCGCAATGCTCGACTGCGCATGTCCCGTGAGCGCAAGTAGACCCATAAAGCCACCTAGCAATACATGGCGTTTCATTTCTTATTCCGGTTCAAGAAAGTAACTTCAGAGAAGACGATGGACGTGCCGACGCCCTCGGAGCGCCTCATTGCACCAATGCGCAAGAGGCAGCTTCCGATAGCGACGCACCTATCAGGGAGACTTCGGCTTAGAGGTTGTCCACTCGTATGGTTCGCTCGGCGTGACCTACACGGTGCGTTCGCATGATCCAGTAGTAGATCGTTCCGGGTATCACGATGCCGACAATCCACGAGATGTCGACGCCACCGAGCAGATTGAATAGAGGGCCAGTGTAAAACTCACTTGAGAGGAAAGGGATCTGCACCACCACACCGATTACGTAAACCGCAATGCCAAGAATGTTCCACTTCCCGTAGCGGCCATTCACATCGGACAGTGCCGGAATGTCGACGTACTCTCTGGAAACGCAGTAGTAGTCAACGAGGTTGATAGCGCTCCACGGCGTGAAGAACGCTAATAGGAATAAAATAAACTCGGTAAAGGTTTTAAGGAAACTGTGATTGGCCGCAAGCGCGAGGCCTGTATATATCGCAACGACCGCAAGTATCATCACGAGGCGCGCGCCTCTTCCAATGACCTGCTTGCCGTTTAGTGCGGTTGTAATTGTGGCGACTGACATGACGCTTCCATACACGCAAAGCGTTGACGCAATGAGCTTCCCAAGCGTGATCGCGAGGTAAAGCACCGCCGCAATCGCACCCGCCGAACCCAGCCCCACCATGAAGGTCACTTCGTGCCCTGCGAATTGCGCCCCTGCAATGGCTGCGGCGAACACGCCAAAGGTCATAGCGAACTGGGATCCCAGCACTGAGCCAATGCCCACCGCAAGGAAGGTGACCAACGGCGAAGTTGATCTTGGCAGGTAACGGGAGTAATCCGCCACGTACGGACCGTACGATATCTGCCATGAGGCCGATAGCGACACGGCAAAAAGGAATGTTGGCCATGTGAAGTGCCGGGTGCCCAACAACGTCGAAACCTCATGTCCGTGCAGAAGGCTAACGAAAAGATAAACGAAGGTCAGCCCGCCCACCACACTGTAGACACGCCCCATTGCGTGAATGGTCTTATAGCCAAACAACGCTAGCATCGTGACAAGCGCGCCGAGAATCAGAATGGCGTTGGTGGTGCTCACATGGAGAAGTTGACCAACGGCCTGCCCCGTCAGAACCGTCCCGCCCGTCAGAAAACCGATGTACATGATGCAGACAAGCACCAGCGGAATGATCGCGCCGTACACGCCGAACTGGACACGGCTCAGTATCATCTGCGGCAGACCAATCTGCGGTCCCTGTGCGCCGTGAAGCGCCATCACCACGCCGCCTATCAACTGGCCAATGAACAGGCCGACCAGCGACCAGAACACATCGCCGCCCAGTACGACGGTAAGTGCGCCCGTGACCGCACACGTAACGGTGAGGTTGGCGCTGATCCAAAGGGTAAATTGGCTCAGAGGGCTGCCGTGCCGTTCGTTGTCCGGGATATAGTCAATTGAGCGCCGCTCTATCAACACCCCCTTCTTGGAAGGGGAATCTGAAGTCGCCATGCTTGTCTCCATGTAATGCTTATTGTCAGAATTCATTTCGAAACGGATTGAACGATGTCAAACGAGACCGGGGTTCTTGCCAACCGTTCCGGTCGTGCTCTTCAAAATCCCGTTGTTTCGCGCGCGCCTTCGTCGACCGATTCCGTTGCGACCTGATCCTCGATCTCTACATCGAGCCTTGAGCGAAGTACGGCCACGAACATGGCAACGCCAATCGGCGCCACGTCGTCGTTGAAGTCATATTCCGGGTGATGACACATGCGCCCACCTTGCCCGAGCAGGAAGTGGCACCCAGGGCGGGCCTCGAGGAAATTCGCCACATCGTCGCCCGCCATCAGCGGTGCAATGCTCTCGACGACATTGTGTTTTCCGACCACTTCATGGGCTGCCGAGATCACGCATTCCACGGGACCCTCGCTATTGATAATGGGCGGTGTGCTATTCGAGTATTCAATATCGATCTGCGTACGATTAGCGAGCTCGAGACCCTTGCAGATATCGTGAATGCGCTCGATGGCGAGTTTCCGCGAGGCAGCAGACAACGCGCGGACCGTTCCATCCAGCACGGCCTCGTGTGGAATCACGTTGGGCGCATCGCCTGCATGGAAGCGCGCGATGGTAATCACGACGCTTTCCAACGGGTTGACCGACCGGCTGACGATGGTCTGCAGCGAAGAGACCAGAGTCGCGCCAATCGTAATGGGATCCACGCCGAGGTGCGGCATGCCCGCGTGCGTACCTACGCCCTTGACGCGGATTGTGAAGAAGTCCGAGGAGGCCTGCTGCGCTCCCGCGCGCACACCGATCTTGTGCGGCGGCAACATCGGGTCGTTGTGCAGGCTATATATTTCATCAAACGGGAATCGCTCAAGCAGACCGTCGTCCAGCATCGCCTGACTACCGCGAACGATCTCTTCCGCTGGCTGGAATATCAACACGACCTTGCCACGAAACAACGGATTCGCGGCGAGGTAGCGGGCAGTGCCCAGGAGAATGGACACGTGCCCGTCGTGACCACAGCCGTGGAACACACCCTCAAAGACGGAGCGGTAAACTGGCCGACCCTGTTCATTCATTGGCAGCGCGTCCATGTCAGCACGAAGCGCGATCGTCGGCCCATCGCCGAGTCTGCCGCGGATAATGCCCACAACGCCGGTCTGTCCAATTCCCGTATGAACCTCGACGCCAAAACTGCGCAGAAGCGTCGCAACAAACTCGGCTGTGCCGTGCTCCCGGAATGCGATCTCCGGCTTGCTGTGAATCATGTGCCGCCATGCTCTCATGTCGGTAGCTAGTGTTTGAATTCGCGGGCTGATGTGCATGCTTTGTGCTCTCTATCTGAGGATGCCCGGCTCGGCCGGTCGTGGTGTTAGCCGGCGTCCGGGCGATCCGGACGTGAATGTCGTCCTTTCTGGTGAAGCATGCTATGTGGAGAAATTGGGCGTGGCCAATGCGAATATCCAGACAGCCTATGCACAGTGCGCATAGCCTTGCCCAACGGGCATTAGCTCATCGCGAGAGGCGCGTTGCCGTCCCGTAGGGAGTTACCCTCGGGACGGCGCGCGTCGAACCAGCGTTCGGTGCAGCGCGGATTCGTGGCTCGCCGGTATCGTGATATATATGTTGACCATGGGACATGGGATCTCAAGCCTGTGCGGCACGCGCCCATGTACCACAGTCGGATTGACAGAAAGGTAGGACGTCCCGGTCGCCAGTTGCACGGCAGTGCCCAGTTCACACCTTTCGCTACTTTGTAAAAGACACTCGTGGATATCCGCAAACTTCGTCATGTGTTGAGCCTGGCACAACATCTGACATTCAGTCGCGCCAGCCTCGACGTGAACCTGAGTCAACCCGCGTTGTCTCGCAGCATTCAGTCAATTGAGGCCGAACTAGGCATTGCGCTTTTTGATCGCAGCCCGAGCGGCGTGTCGTTGACGCCGTTCGGCAAGGTTTTTACGGAGAGAGCACGCAGAATCGTTCTGGAAGCGAACGAGTTGCAGCGAGATCTCGCTCTCATGCAACTCGGCGACTATGGCGAACTATCGATCGGCCTCGGCGCAACGCCTGCGATCCTCTTGACCCAGCCGCTCCTTGACTATTTCCTGATGCATGCGCCCAAGGTGCATGTGAGCATCAAGCGAGGTGGCCGGGATGCCCTGTTGCGCCTTCTTCTTGACGAGCAGGTCGACATATTCTTCGGCGACATCGCGCTGCTGGAGGACCGAAGCGATCTGCATCTAAGTCCGCTGCCTCGCTGGTCCAGTGGATTTTTCTGTGCCCCGGACCACCCCCTCGCAGAGCGGTCGGTCGTGGCTCGTGATGAGCTTCTGAGTCACCGAATAGGTTCCATTGAGTTGTCACCATGGGCCATGGCTGACCTTTGCGAGTATTTCGAACAGTCGATCGCCTCTGTCATTTCATTCCGGAGCGATGATTTCCGCGATGTTGAAGCCGCTGCCGTCGGCGCAAGGGTGGTCGTGTTTGGCAACCGGTCTGTATTCCGAAACGCGATCCAGCGCGGTGCACTCGTCGAAGTGCCGCTGGATCCGCCTCTCGAGCGCGCTGCCCGATTGGGTTCGGTGACCCTCGCGGCGCGAACGCTTTCGCCCGCTGTGGCACGCGCGAAAGCGCTAGCTGAGTCTATCTTTGCAGACTACGCTGCGACAGAAATTAAAGCGAAAATTGATTAGTCACCTTGAACCGATAGGACCGAACTGCGCTTTTTAGCTTTCTCTACGGAACGCAAGACGACCACGAAATTGCTCGACATTGCGAAGGACCCTCACTCCTGTAACCGGGGACTTAACCGGCGCCGGAAATCTCCTCGATGCATACACTCGAAGTGCGGCCTCGACCCTGAGGACATTAGCGCGAGCGCCTCACCCTCACAGCCGTCCCGGACGCGGATCGGCCACGAAGCCATCATGGTTGGGCATCACCACACGCGGCAGCGAAGCCGCATCGAGCCGCGTATTCGCCGGCACGATGCCGTTCTGGTTGAGCAGGAATGCGCTCACCGCGTACACCTCGTCGGCGGAAAGCGATTCGGGCGCGTTGTAAGGCATCGCGCGGCGGATATAGTCGAACAGCGTCGTCGCATAGGGCCAGTAGCTGCCGACGGTGCGCTTCGGCTTCGCGCTCGCGAGCGTGCCCTGCCCGCCTATCAGCGGATCGCCGAGACCGCCCTGGCCCTGCGCACCGTGGCACGCCGCGCATTTCGCGGCGAATAGGTGAGCGCCGGTGGCGACATCGCCGCTGCCCGCAGGCAGGCCGCGGCCATCCGGCGCGACGTCGATGTTCCAGGCGGCGAGGTCCTGATCCGTGACCGGCGTGCCGATATCGTGGGACGCCTCAGCGTACTGCCCACCCGGCGCGATCGACGAACATGATGCCAGCGCCGTGAGCGACAGCAGCGCGGCTAGCGCGACTCGCACCGGCGTGCGCATCGAACGGCCCTTACGCATTACGCACCTCGCCACTGGCGTCGACACGCCATTGCTGGATCGCGTTGTAGTGGTACTGCGAATTCAGGCCACGCGCGGCGACGAGCTCGGCACGTGTCGGTTGCATATAGCCGGTCGAATCGGTGGCGCGCGAGAGAATCGCGGCGGCGCCACCCTCCCAACGCCAGTCCGCCTGAAAGCGCGTGAGCGCGCGATCGCGGATCGCACCGTCCAGACGCGCGAGGCGCCACGTCGCACCACCATCGGTCGACACTTCCACTTTGCGAATCGTCCCGCGTCCGGACCAGGCCAGACCGGCGATCGGGTAATAACCGTGCGTGGTGAGGCGATGTCCCGGCGACGGTCGCGTAATCACCGACTTCGCGTCCATCTCGAACGCAAACTGACGCGCGGTACCGTTCGCGAGCAGGCTGGTGTATTTCGAGGTTTCCTCGCGCGTTTGCAATGGCGCGTCGATCACCTTCAGCCGGCGCAGCCACTTGACGTTCGTATTGCCCTCAAAGCCGGGGACGATCAGACGCAACGGATAACCGTTCTCGGGGCGCAAGCGTTCGCCGTTTTGCGCGTAGACCACGAGCGCGCGGTCGAGTATCCGTTCGAGCGGGAGACTGCGCGTCATCGCAGCGGCGTCCGCGCCTTCCGCCAGCAGCCAGCCACCGCTTGTTGCGTTGCCGGACGCCGTCACACCACCCACCTCCTCCAGCAAGGTCGACAAACGCACGCCGGTCCATTCACAGCACGACAGCAAACCATGCGTGAGTTGCACCGGCATGCCACTCGGGCCGTTCCATTCGTTGCCGGTATTGCCGGAACATTCGAGGAAATGGATTCGCGATTCGGACGGCAGGCGCAGCAGGTCGTCCATCGTGAACAGTTTGGGCGTGCGCACGAGGCCGTGAATGGCCAGCCGATGCTGATCGGGATCGATGTCCGGCACGCCGCCGTGATGACGTTCGTAGACCAGACCGTTCGGCGTGAGCGTGCCGTGCAGGTCGGCCAACGGCGTCATGGACGAAGCCGCACCAGGCAGCGGCCACGCACGCGCGCTCCGCCGCACGACATCTGCCTCGTGCGGTGACGGTACGCCGTAGGGATGCTCGAGAATGGGCGCGCCGGGCTCACGGCTCGATTGTGCGACCGTGAGGGGCTCGAGCAATTCGCTTGCGGTGGCGGCGTGGGAAACAACCAGGCCGCCGGCTGCCAGACGACCCAGGAGTCGACGGCGGCCGCGCGACGGCGGAGAGTTGTGCGGGTTCATCATGGCGTCGGCGCATCATAGGCAAGCCAAATAGCCTAACGATGCCTGCGTTCATGGCCAAACGATAAATTCGACTATCGATCGACGCAGACCGCATATCAGACGGACTGGGCTCGCCGTTAAGCCAGCACGTTCGAGAACACCCGATCCGCAAGACGATTGGAATCGGTCCCGCTGTTGAGCACGCCAACCGCCTTCAGGTCGTCGGCATAAAGCGAGATCTCCTTCTTGAACGCGTCGCCGACCGGATGATGACGATCGGTATGGCTCTTGAGCATCGCCGTCAATTGGCCCACGTCGGCGGACGGCGTATAGACCGAGAAAATCGCCGCCGCATCGGCCGGATGATTGGCCGTCCACTCGGTTGCTTCGAGCAGCGCCTGCGTCAAGGCCTGCGCGGTAGCGCGGTCCTTTCGCACTAGCGAACCGCGCACGCCAAGCACACAGCACGAACGTGTCTGATATTCACCGCACAGATTGTTCGACACTTCAACCAGGCGATCGGATTCGCGGATCGTCCAGATGTTCGGGTCGCCATCCGCGATCGCCTGAACTTCGCCCTTCTTCAGCGCTTCGCCCAGCAGGTTCGCCGGATATTGACGCCAGTTCACATCGCGCTCCGGATCGACACCAATCTTCTTCAACACGATGGCGAAGAAATTCTTGGTGGGACTCGCCATATCGCTGACGCCGATCGTGCGGCCCTTCAGTCCGGCCACATCGACGATGCCCGACGCGCGTGTGGCCAGCAAACGCATGCAACCGCCGTGAATCCCAGCGGTCAGTTTCACATCGAAGCCCTGCTCCAGCGGCTTGATCCAGCGCAGCGCCATGCCGACGCCCGCATCTGACTTGCCCGTCGCGATCGCCTCGAGCAACTGATCGGTCGACCCTGAAAAATTCACGAGTTCCACCTGCAAGCCGTGTCGCTCAAAAAAGCCCTGCTTCACCGCAACGGCCACAGGCGCGGTACAGATCGCGCCAGCGTTCCAGGAAAGCTTGAGCGGCTTGAGCGGAGCCTGCGGCGTTTGGGCAACAGCAAGCGAGCCCGACACACCCAGCCACGCACCGC comes from Burkholderia sp. GAS332 and encodes:
- a CDS encoding glutamine synthetase — translated: MSTTPQASASPLTVSVEAGRFHVTRPASANDVIDLVRKNGIQIVDLKFTDLPGLWQHFSITLPEVHPGLFSAGIGFDGSSIRGFQEIHESDMLLRPDPATAFVDPVCSTPTLSIICDVVDPILQQPYSRDPRYVAKKAENYLRQSGIATTCYVGPELEFFIFDSIRFGQDQHSGFYYVESSEGDWNTGRDEGAYGGGNLGYKQRYKEGYFPVPPHDTLQEIRSEIALTLEQAGVQIEVHHHEVATAGQNEIDMRFATLTRMADNVMIYKYVCKNVARRHGKVATFMPKPLFADNASGMHCHQSLWQDDKNLFYDANGWALTSDLCRWYIGGLLQHAPALMAFCAPTTNSYKRLVPGYEAPVNLAMSQRNRSAAARIPMYSDSPNARRVEFRCPDPSANAYLAFAAMLMAGLDGIENRTDPGDPLDRNIYDLPPEEARNIRQVPGSLDASLAALEADNAFLRKGDVFTEDVIQTWIDYKRKREIDPIKLRPHPWEFYLYFDT
- a CDS encoding Uncharacterized conserved protein GlcG, DUF336 family gives rise to the protein MQNLVQIACATCLVVATAATAQTPASQPAAGGTPDKIPFDIPYGTPIGLDTAKRLLTIAETEAKKHDWKMNIAVVDTHGELLAFERMDGAQYASIAISQNKARTSARFRRETRVFYNQFETGHAYVNTLDPGLVASPGGFPLVEGGKLVGAIGCSGGTGDQDAAVCKVAADTIK
- a CDS encoding Outer membrane protein (porin), which produces MGLLALTGHAQSSIALYGLIDNGIFYSTNQGGNHALQFVASPTETSVWGLRGAEDLGGGNKVIFKLGSAFSTANGTTWPSGRLFGDYAWVGLSNSTAGTLKMGRMLDSVADYLGDFAAGGNWGGVLYAHPLDNDNLWGTYMVNNAIKYQSISLAGLEFGGMYAFSNKSSATSVSGSGFADNRLWAAGVAYSAGPVRLAAVYEQLDNSGDDVPGSYGAVDVADANFTAARQRIYGVGASYALDHVDLSANVTRTVLSSPTGEWQNAQFTGANSMSFNNYEINAVYHATSSLDLKGAYTYTTASVSGRSPHWNQLGLLADYALSKRTSLYADGVYQRVHGDGSQFSYAQINSLSPASGDSQALVGVGIKHRF
- a CDS encoding nucleobase:cation symporter-1, NCS1 family, coding for MATSDSPSKKGVLIERRSIDYIPDNERHGSPLSQFTLWISANLTVTCAVTGALTVVLGGDVFWSLVGLFIGQLIGGVVMALHGAQGPQIGLPQMILSRVQFGVYGAIIPLVLVCIMYIGFLTGGTVLTGQAVGQLLHVSTTNAILILGALVTMLALFGYKTIHAMGRVYSVVGGLTFVYLFVSLLHGHEVSTLLGTRHFTWPTFLFAVSLSASWQISYGPYVADYSRYLPRSTSPLVTFLAVGIGSVLGSQFAMTFGVFAAAIAGAQFAGHEVTFMVGLGSAGAIAAVLYLAITLGKLIASTLCVYGSVMSVATITTALNGKQVIGRGARLVMILAVVAIYTGLALAANHSFLKTFTEFILFLLAFFTPWSAINLVDYYCVSREYVDIPALSDVNGRYGKWNILGIAVYVIGVVVQIPFLSSEFYTGPLFNLLGGVDISWIVGIVIPGTIYYWIMRTHRVGHAERTIRVDNL
- a CDS encoding hippurate hydrolase (manually curated), which translates into the protein MHISPRIQTLATDMRAWRHMIHSKPEIAFREHGTAEFVATLLRSFGVEVHTGIGQTGVVGIIRGRLGDGPTIALRADMDALPMNEQGRPVYRSVFEGVFHGCGHDGHVSILLGTARYLAANPLFRGKVVLIFQPAEEIVRGSQAMLDDGLLERFPFDEIYSLHNDPMLPPHKIGVRAGAQQASSDFFTIRVKGVGTHAGMPHLGVDPITIGATLVSSLQTIVSRSVNPLESVVITIARFHAGDAPNVIPHEAVLDGTVRALSAASRKLAIERIHDICKGLELANRTQIDIEYSNSTPPIINSEGPVECVISAAHEVVGKHNVVESIAPLMAGDDVANFLEARPGCHFLLGQGGRMCHHPEYDFNDDVAPIGVAMFVAVLRSRLDVEIEDQVATESVDEGARETTGF
- a CDS encoding DNA-binding transcriptional regulator, LysR family, which codes for MDIRKLRHVLSLAQHLTFSRASLDVNLSQPALSRSIQSIEAELGIALFDRSPSGVSLTPFGKVFTERARRIVLEANELQRDLALMQLGDYGELSIGLGATPAILLTQPLLDYFLMHAPKVHVSIKRGGRDALLRLLLDEQVDIFFGDIALLEDRSDLHLSPLPRWSSGFFCAPDHPLAERSVVARDELLSHRIGSIELSPWAMADLCEYFEQSIASVISFRSDDFRDVEAAAVGARVVVFGNRSVFRNAIQRGALVEVPLDPPLERAARLGSVTLAARTLSPAVARAKALAESIFADYAATEIKAKID
- a CDS encoding cytochrome c: MRKGRSMRTPVRVALAALLSLTALASCSSIAPGGQYAEASHDIGTPVTDQDLAAWNIDVAPDGRGLPAGSGDVATGAHLFAAKCAACHGAQGQGGLGDPLIGGQGTLASAKPKRTVGSYWPYATTLFDYIRRAMPYNAPESLSADEVYAVSAFLLNQNGIVPANTRLDAASLPRVVMPNHDGFVADPRPGRL
- a CDS encoding sulfane dehydrogenase subunit SoxC, whose product is MMNPHNSPPSRGRRRLLGRLAAGGLVVSHAATASELLEPLTVAQSSREPGAPILEHPYGVPSPHEADVVRRSARAWPLPGAASSMTPLADLHGTLTPNGLVYERHHGGVPDIDPDQHRLAIHGLVRTPKLFTMDDLLRLPSESRIHFLECSGNTGNEWNGPSGMPVQLTHGLLSCCEWTGVRLSTLLEEVGGVTASGNATSGGWLLAEGADAAAMTRSLPLERILDRALVVYAQNGERLRPENGYPLRLIVPGFEGNTNVKWLRRLKVIDAPLQTREETSKYTSLLANGTARQFAFEMDAKSVITRPSPGHRLTTHGYYPIAGLAWSGRGTIRKVEVSTDGGATWRLARLDGAIRDRALTRFQADWRWEGGAAAILSRATDSTGYMQPTRAELVAARGLNSQYHYNAIQQWRVDASGEVRNA
- a CDS encoding NitT/TauT family transport system substrate-binding protein; translation: MNPYDESPLSEGRRAWLRKTAWTAGAAALGGAWLGVSGSLAVAQTPQAPLKPLKLSWNAGAICTAPVAVAVKQGFFERHGLQVELVNFSGSTDQLLEAIATGKSDAGVGMALRWIKPLEQGFDVKLTAGIHGGCMRLLATRASGIVDVAGLKGRTIGVSDMASPTKNFFAIVLKKIGVDPERDVNWRQYPANLLGEALKKGEVQAIADGDPNIWTIRESDRLVEVSNNLCGEYQTRSCCVLGVRGSLVRKDRATAQALTQALLEATEWTANHPADAAAIFSVYTPSADVGQLTAMLKSHTDRHHPVGDAFKKEISLYADDLKAVGVLNSGTDSNRLADRVFSNVLA